From a single Halobellus ruber genomic region:
- a CDS encoding ABC transporter substrate-binding protein, translating into MSEDNENPNGSRINRRHYLAMTAGGVSALAGCSGGGGGGGGDEEADTEADTETESGGGEMTTTQSSDSGGGDAIPFASFCPLSGAGGAFGPGQQAGFNLAVEDMNSAGGILDGRQFTAINRNTETKPSRAASKLQTVISNENIEAFVGTWSSGVSATLAPIAADNEIMQMGNGTTSPTLARQGWVETDDGLLKYMGRTSPNDGAQGIAMGRVMNETIGADSAAFMHVDNPYGAGLARKAKAAFEGETTAMVPVAKQTSDYSSALDKVFADDPDVFGLVVYPANGRSILKQWNRGGYGGTLLMSESMFLQDLFNDLSNIVADSYITTVRPNRTPSYEYFNEALQERMDQEPTTFSHHSYDSAMLTGLAAHKAGEFTGTAIARNIKSVSRPPGEEVFAGADGFEKAKQLLDEGEEINYQGASSNANLNCFKEPYNRFSGNRLVSGDGGIDVERVTSIPASYFEGKLYSDEMLSKYCE; encoded by the coding sequence ATGTCTGAGGACAACGAGAACCCCAACGGAAGTCGTATCAACCGTCGACATTATCTCGCGATGACCGCAGGCGGCGTCTCCGCGCTCGCGGGATGCTCCGGTGGCGGCGGCGGTGGTGGCGGCGACGAGGAAGCCGACACCGAGGCCGACACCGAAACCGAGAGTGGCGGCGGCGAGATGACCACGACGCAGTCCAGCGACAGCGGCGGCGGTGACGCCATTCCGTTCGCATCGTTCTGTCCGCTCTCCGGGGCGGGCGGGGCGTTCGGTCCGGGGCAGCAGGCCGGCTTCAACCTCGCCGTGGAGGATATGAACAGCGCCGGCGGCATCCTCGACGGCCGACAGTTCACCGCCATCAACCGGAACACGGAGACGAAGCCGTCACGCGCCGCATCGAAGCTCCAGACGGTCATCAGCAACGAGAACATCGAGGCGTTCGTCGGCACGTGGTCCAGCGGCGTCTCGGCGACGCTCGCGCCCATCGCCGCGGACAACGAGATCATGCAGATGGGCAACGGGACCACCTCCCCGACCCTCGCCAGGCAGGGGTGGGTCGAGACCGACGACGGCCTCCTGAAGTATATGGGCCGCACCTCGCCCAACGACGGTGCGCAGGGCATCGCGATGGGCCGGGTGATGAACGAGACCATCGGCGCCGACTCGGCGGCGTTTATGCACGTCGACAACCCATACGGCGCGGGGCTGGCCCGGAAGGCGAAAGCCGCCTTCGAGGGCGAGACGACCGCGATGGTGCCCGTCGCAAAGCAGACCAGCGACTACTCGTCGGCGCTGGACAAGGTGTTCGCCGACGATCCCGACGTGTTCGGGCTCGTCGTCTACCCGGCCAACGGCCGGTCGATCCTGAAGCAGTGGAACCGCGGCGGCTACGGCGGCACCCTCCTGATGTCGGAGTCGATGTTCCTGCAGGACCTGTTCAACGACCTGTCGAACATCGTGGCCGACTCCTACATCACGACGGTCCGGCCGAACCGCACCCCTTCCTACGAGTACTTCAACGAGGCGCTGCAGGAGCGGATGGACCAGGAGCCGACGACGTTCTCCCATCACTCCTACGACTCGGCGATGCTCACCGGCCTGGCCGCCCACAAGGCGGGCGAGTTCACCGGCACCGCCATCGCGCGGAACATCAAGTCGGTCTCGCGGCCGCCGGGTGAGGAGGTCTTCGCCGGCGCCGACGGGTTCGAGAAGGCAAAACAGCTCCTCGACGAGGGCGAGGAGATCAACTACCAAGGCGCGTCGTCGAACGCCAACCTGAACTGCTTCAAGGAGCCGTACAACCGGTTCTCGGGCAACCGCCTCGTGTCCGGCGACGGCGGCATCGACGTCGAACGCGTCACGTCGATCCCCGCGAGTTACTTCGAGGGCAAGCTGTACAGCGACGAGATGCTGTCGAAGTACTGCGAGTAG
- a CDS encoding haloacid dehalogenase type II has product MAETEVLCFDVYGSTHNQHSIVETLAEVADVSVAVAEEMSELWVEHQIDYSMEVTLMGEYDSWWTLTERAFEWVLDYYGIDLTAAEREEVMNAYEHLELYEGIEPFDRLSAAGHELYILSDGNPEMLETLAANSGFDGVIDGIVSVEEVGKFKPAPEVYHSIGTHVDRPAEECTMVATHTFDVAGARNAGLNGILINRHRVPEHRLGFEPDLVVPSYAALADEIA; this is encoded by the coding sequence ATGGCCGAAACGGAAGTCCTCTGTTTCGACGTCTACGGGTCGACGCACAACCAACACAGCATCGTGGAGACGCTCGCGGAGGTCGCGGACGTCTCTGTGGCGGTCGCCGAGGAGATGTCGGAGCTCTGGGTCGAACACCAGATCGACTACTCGATGGAGGTGACGCTGATGGGCGAGTACGACTCGTGGTGGACGCTCACCGAGCGGGCCTTCGAGTGGGTCCTCGATTACTACGGAATCGATCTCACCGCCGCCGAGCGCGAGGAAGTGATGAACGCCTACGAGCACCTCGAACTCTACGAGGGGATCGAGCCCTTCGACCGCCTCTCGGCGGCGGGTCACGAACTGTACATCCTCTCGGACGGCAACCCCGAGATGCTGGAGACCCTCGCGGCGAACTCCGGCTTCGACGGGGTGATCGACGGGATCGTGAGCGTCGAGGAGGTGGGCAAGTTCAAGCCCGCGCCCGAGGTCTATCACAGCATCGGGACCCACGTCGATCGCCCGGCCGAGGAGTGTACGATGGTCGCGACGCACACCTTCGACGTTGCCGGCGCAAGGAACGCCGGGCTGAACGGCATATTGATCAACCGCCACCGCGTGCCCGAACACCGGCTCGGGTTCGAGCCCGACCTCGTGGTGCCGAGTTACGCGGCGCTGGCCGACGAGATCGCCTGA
- a CDS encoding CoA-acylating methylmalonate-semialdehyde dehydrogenase, translating into MSQQTELEYGEVRNYVAGEWRTPSAEGIPVDNPATGEPIAHVGFSTEDDVDAAVEAGQDAFEEWRQRPVEERIQPLFELKRLLEDNQDELAELLVDEEGKTFAEAKGELRRGIENVEVATGIPSLMQAGHVENAAPGIDETAVRQPMGVFAAITPFNFPGMIPMWFLPYAVATGNAFILKPSEQDPLVPQRMIELAEEAGFPEGVVQLVNGGVDTVNAILDHEGIEGVSFVGSTPVAKTIYERAAASGKRVQAQGGAKNHIIVSETADLEFAAEKTVGSALACSGQRCLANDVVVVEESVYEEFVDLVVERAEKQVVGYGNDEGTTVGPLISPEHEQQVRNYVETARQEGAELVYDGRDLEVDGYDGNFLGPCVFRDLTPDMVIAREEIFGPVVGLLPVEDVDAAIEVMNESDYGNAASLFTGSGAEAKRFRHDAEAGNLAVNAGTAAPMAFFHFGGEKESFFGDLHAQAEDVVRFYTDETVYIERWPDA; encoded by the coding sequence ATGTCACAGCAGACCGAACTCGAGTACGGCGAGGTACGGAACTACGTCGCCGGCGAGTGGCGGACGCCGAGCGCCGAGGGGATCCCCGTCGACAACCCCGCGACGGGCGAGCCGATCGCACACGTCGGGTTCAGTACCGAGGACGACGTCGACGCGGCGGTCGAGGCCGGACAGGACGCCTTCGAGGAGTGGCGGCAACGCCCCGTCGAGGAGCGCATCCAGCCGCTGTTCGAGCTGAAACGGCTGCTGGAGGACAACCAGGACGAACTCGCGGAACTGCTCGTCGACGAGGAGGGCAAGACCTTCGCGGAGGCGAAGGGCGAACTCCGGCGCGGCATCGAGAACGTCGAGGTGGCGACGGGGATCCCGTCGCTGATGCAGGCCGGCCACGTCGAGAACGCCGCACCCGGCATCGACGAGACGGCGGTCCGCCAGCCGATGGGCGTGTTCGCGGCGATCACGCCGTTCAACTTCCCCGGGATGATCCCGATGTGGTTCCTGCCCTATGCGGTCGCGACCGGCAACGCGTTCATCCTCAAGCCCAGCGAGCAGGACCCGCTTGTCCCCCAGCGGATGATCGAACTCGCCGAGGAGGCCGGCTTCCCCGAGGGCGTGGTCCAACTCGTCAACGGCGGCGTCGACACGGTCAACGCCATCCTCGATCACGAGGGCATCGAGGGCGTCTCCTTCGTCGGCTCCACCCCGGTCGCAAAGACCATCTACGAGCGGGCGGCCGCCTCGGGCAAGCGGGTCCAAGCACAGGGCGGCGCGAAGAACCACATCATCGTCTCCGAGACGGCGGACCTGGAGTTCGCCGCCGAGAAGACGGTCGGGTCGGCGCTCGCGTGTTCGGGACAGCGTTGTCTCGCGAACGACGTCGTCGTCGTCGAGGAGTCCGTCTACGAGGAGTTCGTCGATCTGGTCGTCGAGCGGGCCGAAAAGCAGGTCGTCGGGTACGGCAACGACGAGGGGACGACCGTCGGCCCGCTGATCAGCCCGGAACACGAACAGCAGGTCCGCAACTACGTCGAGACCGCGCGCCAGGAGGGTGCCGAACTCGTCTACGACGGCCGCGACCTCGAGGTCGACGGCTACGACGGCAACTTCCTGGGTCCGTGTGTGTTCCGCGACCTGACCCCGGATATGGTCATCGCCCGGGAGGAGATCTTCGGTCCGGTGGTGGGGCTGCTGCCCGTCGAGGACGTCGATGCGGCGATCGAGGTGATGAACGAAAGCGACTACGGCAACGCCGCGAGCCTCTTCACCGGCAGCGGCGCAGAAGCCAAGCGGTTCCGCCACGACGCCGAGGCGGGCAACCTCGCGGTCAACGCGGGGACCGCCGCGCCGATGGCGTTCTTCCACTTCGGCGGGGAGAAGGAGTCGTTCTTCGGCGACCTCCACGCCCAAGCCGAGGACGTCGTCCGGTTCTACACCGACGAGACGGTCTACATCGAGCGCTGGCCGGACGCCTGA
- a CDS encoding ABC transporter ATP-binding protein, with protein sequence MGILEVSNFVTGYGDAEIVHGVDLEVEPEEMVCIIGPNGAGKSTFMKGIFGLIDCWDGKVVLDGQEVTNYPPHEITKEGASYVPQRNNIFPNLTVRENLEMGAYTKEDVDDADYQTVWDRFPILEERQNQKVGKMSGGQQQMVAMGAGLMIDPDILLVDEPSAGLAPDLVEEMFERIQRIKNQGTAVLMIEQNARQALRYSDRGYVLDQGENSFVGTGEELLDSDEIQELYLGQAGA encoded by the coding sequence ATGGGAATCCTCGAAGTGTCGAACTTCGTGACGGGGTACGGAGACGCGGAGATCGTCCACGGCGTCGACCTCGAAGTCGAACCCGAGGAGATGGTCTGTATCATCGGCCCCAACGGGGCCGGGAAGTCGACGTTCATGAAGGGCATCTTCGGCCTGATCGACTGCTGGGACGGCAAGGTCGTCCTCGACGGCCAGGAAGTGACGAACTATCCCCCACACGAGATCACGAAGGAAGGCGCCAGCTACGTCCCACAGCGGAACAACATCTTCCCGAACCTCACCGTTCGGGAGAACCTCGAAATGGGCGCCTACACCAAGGAGGACGTCGACGACGCCGACTACCAGACGGTGTGGGACCGGTTCCCGATTCTCGAGGAACGCCAGAACCAGAAGGTCGGGAAGATGAGCGGCGGCCAACAGCAGATGGTCGCGATGGGCGCCGGGTTGATGATCGACCCGGACATCCTGCTGGTCGACGAGCCCAGCGCGGGCCTCGCGCCGGACCTCGTCGAGGAGATGTTCGAACGCATCCAGCGCATCAAAAACCAGGGGACGGCGGTCCTGATGATCGAGCAGAACGCCCGGCAGGCGCTGCGGTACTCCGACCGCGGCTACGTCCTCGACCAAGGCGAGAACAGTTTCGTCGGCACCGGCGAGGAGCTGCTCGACAGCGACGAGATCCAGGAGCTGTACCTCGGCCAGGCCGGCGCCTGA
- a CDS encoding MFS transporter, whose translation MTRGTGVSRWVLVAVAAVGVGMAGTYQFVWSSIRVPVSARTGASETALGTVFTLFVIFQASAQFPAGWVRDRVGPRLPLAGGSLLLVVGYVGTAWAESVTGASLCYALGGVGAGTVYAVAINTPAKWFDERRGLATGLVGFAYAGVSFLLIPLVRGRITSDFAGTMLGLAALVAVAMLVGIPFFRDPDTSSPADGAEQGGDGSSARDGEAEYTWREAVRTWQFWLLYGIFVIVNGVGLMIVGKAVAFAEATGLPTTAATAAASLVALGDSAGVIVGGVVSDRVGRVPTIALSLVACGACLAGASFVAVGGVAAGYVGLIAAASFFRSPVFSVIPSLVGDYYGTSHNSETYALLYSSKLWGGVVGGTVTSGLVVLLGWQPTFLLGAGLLLVAAAATGLLRPVDPSPQ comes from the coding sequence GTGACCCGCGGGACCGGCGTCTCGCGGTGGGTGCTGGTCGCCGTCGCCGCCGTCGGGGTCGGGATGGCCGGGACCTACCAGTTCGTGTGGTCGTCGATCCGCGTCCCGGTGAGCGCACGAACTGGCGCCTCCGAGACGGCGCTGGGGACGGTGTTCACGCTGTTCGTGATCTTCCAGGCGTCCGCGCAGTTCCCGGCGGGGTGGGTCCGGGACCGCGTCGGCCCGCGGCTTCCGCTGGCCGGTGGGTCGCTCCTCCTGGTGGTGGGCTACGTCGGCACGGCGTGGGCGGAGAGCGTGACGGGCGCGTCCCTGTGCTACGCGCTGGGCGGGGTCGGTGCCGGCACGGTCTACGCCGTCGCCATCAACACCCCGGCGAAGTGGTTCGACGAGCGACGCGGGCTGGCGACCGGGCTGGTCGGCTTCGCGTACGCCGGCGTGAGCTTCCTCCTCATACCGCTCGTCCGGGGCCGAATCACCTCGGACTTCGCCGGGACGATGCTGGGGCTGGCGGCGCTCGTCGCCGTCGCGATGCTCGTCGGCATCCCGTTTTTCAGGGATCCCGATACGTCGAGCCCGGCCGACGGGGCGGAGCAGGGCGGCGACGGGTCGTCCGCCCGGGACGGGGAGGCGGAGTACACCTGGCGTGAGGCGGTTCGAACCTGGCAGTTCTGGCTGCTGTACGGGATCTTCGTGATCGTCAACGGGGTCGGGTTGATGATCGTCGGGAAGGCTGTAGCCTTCGCCGAGGCGACGGGGCTCCCGACCACTGCGGCCACGGCGGCGGCGTCGCTGGTCGCGCTCGGCGACAGCGCCGGGGTGATCGTCGGCGGCGTCGTCTCGGATCGCGTCGGCCGGGTGCCCACCATCGCCCTGTCGCTCGTGGCGTGTGGGGCCTGCCTCGCGGGGGCGTCGTTCGTGGCGGTCGGCGGCGTCGCCGCCGGCTACGTGGGACTCATCGCGGCGGCGTCGTTCTTCCGGAGTCCCGTCTTTTCGGTGATCCCGAGCCTCGTCGGCGACTACTACGGGACGAGTCACAACTCCGAGACCTACGCGCTGTTGTACTCCTCGAAACTGTGGGGCGGCGTCGTCGGCGGGACGGTCACGAGCGGACTCGTCGTCCTGCTCGGGTGGCAGCCGACCTTCCTGTTGGGGGCCGGGCTCCTCCTCGTTGCCGCCGCGGCGACGGGGCTCCTGCGCCCGGTCGACCCGTCGCCGCAGTAG
- a CDS encoding aminotransferase family protein has translation MASQQSERNEIERLDREYTLGTWTRQRDFDPTQIADTEGPRIVTAEGDSILDFSSQYVCTSLGYDAERVCDAVDEQIRNVPYVNPGWATEPRARLSEKLAEITPGSLKKTFYSTSGTEANEVAFKIARAYTGNHKILSRYRSYHGATAASLSASGDPRRVAQGPEIQPEVPGMVKGPDPYAYGSSLDPDKSLEYIDEMLELEGGTVAAVLVEPLVGSNGVLTPPDDYLPKLKQIAHDHGALLICDEVMTGFGRTGEWFASTLYETEPDIITMAKGLTGSYQPLAATTVTEEIGEYFEDNLLNQGHTFAGHPTACAAGVAAIETYEEEGLVENAREMGEYLTAELESLADRHPSVGERRGIGLHQGLELTRSTDERVPFEERSDKVSSNTTVLDEVGAHALDNDVYFYTSVNTIVVTPPLTIGEAEVDEAVAALDEALEISDDAMDA, from the coding sequence ATGGCGAGTCAGCAGTCCGAACGAAACGAGATCGAACGGCTCGACCGCGAGTACACCCTCGGAACCTGGACGCGACAACGGGACTTCGATCCGACCCAGATCGCCGACACGGAGGGCCCGCGGATCGTCACCGCGGAGGGCGACTCGATCCTGGATTTCAGCAGCCAGTACGTCTGTACGAGCCTCGGGTACGACGCCGAGCGGGTCTGTGACGCGGTCGACGAGCAGATCAGGAACGTGCCGTACGTCAACCCCGGGTGGGCGACCGAACCGCGGGCGCGGCTCTCCGAGAAGCTCGCCGAGATCACCCCCGGGTCGCTGAAGAAGACGTTCTACTCGACCAGCGGGACCGAAGCCAACGAGGTGGCGTTCAAGATCGCCCGCGCCTACACCGGGAACCACAAGATCCTCTCTCGGTACCGGTCGTATCACGGGGCGACCGCCGCGTCGCTGTCGGCGTCCGGCGACCCCCGGCGGGTCGCCCAGGGCCCCGAGATCCAGCCCGAGGTCCCCGGGATGGTAAAGGGTCCGGACCCCTACGCCTACGGGTCGAGCCTCGATCCGGACAAGAGCCTCGAATATATCGACGAGATGCTGGAACTCGAAGGCGGGACCGTCGCGGCCGTGTTGGTCGAGCCGCTCGTCGGCTCCAACGGCGTGTTGACCCCGCCGGACGACTACCTCCCCAAACTGAAGCAGATCGCTCACGACCACGGCGCGTTGCTGATCTGCGACGAGGTGATGACCGGCTTCGGGCGGACGGGCGAGTGGTTCGCCTCGACGCTGTACGAGACCGAGCCCGACATCATCACGATGGCGAAGGGGCTGACGGGGTCGTACCAGCCCCTTGCGGCCACGACCGTCACCGAGGAGATCGGCGAGTACTTCGAGGACAACCTCCTGAACCAGGGGCATACGTTCGCCGGCCATCCCACGGCGTGTGCCGCAGGGGTGGCGGCCATCGAGACCTACGAGGAGGAAGGTCTCGTCGAGAACGCCCGGGAGATGGGCGAGTATCTGACCGCCGAACTCGAATCGCTCGCCGACCGCCACCCCAGCGTCGGCGAGCGTCGCGGGATCGGCCTCCATCAGGGGCTGGAACTCACCCGCAGCACCGACGAGCGCGTCCCCTTCGAGGAGCGCAGCGACAAGGTGTCGAGCAACACGACCGTCCTCGACGAGGTCGGGGCCCACGCGCTCGACAACGACGTGTACTTCTACACCTCGGTCAACACCATCGTCGTGACGCCGCCGCTGACGATCGGCGAGGCGGAGGTCGACGAGGCGGTCGCCGCCCTCGACGAGGCACTGGAGATCTCCGACGACGCGATGGACGCCTGA
- a CDS encoding ATP-binding cassette domain-containing protein — protein sequence MSDAPLLEVEDLRKKFGGITAVDGVSFELEEGKITGLIGPNGAGKTTTFNLLSGFYKPTSGTVRFKGTDTQEIMRPSSAERSIWTSASATSIGLFGLGVGRVLYGASPGVLAGGAVVGAGAGVGLYLGQGAYRNRSDDVKHSRPFQLAQRGMIRTFQITRELTEMTVLENLLLAPQDQTGENLVNAVARRDAVAENERELRAEAEEIIDLLELDHLRDEEAGNLSGGQRKLLELGRVLMLDPDLVLLDEPVAGVNPALTDRIMDVITSMRDEGYGFCIVEHEMDVIMEISDRIVAMAEGQKIAEGPPEEIQQNQQVLESYLGG from the coding sequence GTGAGCGACGCACCGCTCCTCGAAGTCGAGGACCTGCGGAAGAAGTTCGGCGGCATCACCGCCGTCGACGGCGTCTCCTTCGAGCTCGAGGAAGGGAAAATAACCGGACTGATCGGCCCGAACGGCGCGGGCAAGACGACGACGTTCAACCTCCTCAGCGGGTTCTACAAGCCGACGAGCGGCACGGTCCGGTTCAAGGGAACCGACACCCAGGAGATCATGCGACCGTCGTCGGCCGAGCGGTCGATCTGGACCAGCGCCTCCGCCACGAGTATCGGGCTCTTCGGACTCGGCGTCGGCCGGGTGCTGTACGGCGCCTCGCCCGGCGTCCTGGCCGGCGGCGCGGTCGTCGGGGCCGGTGCCGGCGTCGGCCTCTACCTCGGGCAGGGCGCCTACCGGAACCGGAGTGACGACGTCAAACACTCCCGGCCGTTCCAGCTCGCACAGCGGGGGATGATCCGGACCTTCCAGATCACGCGGGAACTCACCGAGATGACGGTGCTCGAGAACCTGCTACTCGCGCCACAGGATCAGACGGGCGAGAACCTCGTCAACGCGGTCGCCCGGCGCGACGCGGTCGCGGAAAACGAACGGGAGCTCCGCGCGGAGGCCGAGGAGATCATCGACCTCCTCGAACTCGATCACCTCCGCGACGAGGAGGCCGGCAACCTCAGCGGCGGGCAGCGGAAGCTGCTCGAACTCGGCCGCGTGCTGATGTTGGATCCGGATCTGGTGCTGCTCGACGAGCCGGTCGCGGGCGTCAACCCCGCGCTCACCGACCGGATCATGGACGTCATCACGTCGATGCGGGACGAGGGCTACGGCTTCTGCATCGTCGAACACGAGATGGACGTCATAATGGAGATCAGCGACCGGATCGTGGCGATGGCCGAGGGACAGAAGATCGCCGAAGGGCCGCCCGAGGAGATCCAACAGAACCAGCAGGTGCTTGAATCCTACCTCGGCGGGTGA
- a CDS encoding DMT family transporter — translation MATQTESPAVRPKFGLGVAILAVSTSAILINWSRAPAVVQALYRVLFTTLLLAPVAVRRHADAFRSFSARSYLRLSVPGVFLAVHFALWFESLDWTSVAASVTLVQSQPLFVAAGAALLLDERFSRRMLAGAAVALVGTVTLSVGDLLGGPVLGARPLYGNALALVSAVALAGYVLAGRSFRQRLPVVPYVTVVYAVCAAVLFAVAVTNGLPLLAYPLREWLLFAGMAVGPGILGHTVLNWSLGHLESGVVSVTLLAEPVASAILAFLLLNEVIGPTTAVGGAVVLAGIYVAASDR, via the coding sequence ATGGCGACGCAGACGGAATCGCCCGCGGTCCGTCCGAAGTTCGGCCTGGGGGTAGCGATCCTCGCGGTCTCGACGAGCGCGATCCTCATCAACTGGAGCCGCGCGCCGGCGGTCGTCCAGGCGCTCTACCGGGTGCTGTTTACCACGCTGTTGCTCGCGCCGGTGGCGGTCCGGCGACACGCCGACGCCTTCCGGTCGTTCTCGGCGCGGTCGTACCTCCGGCTTTCGGTGCCCGGCGTGTTCCTGGCCGTCCACTTCGCGCTGTGGTTCGAGAGCCTCGATTGGACGAGCGTCGCGGCGTCGGTGACGCTGGTCCAATCGCAGCCGCTGTTCGTCGCTGCCGGGGCGGCGCTCCTGCTGGACGAGCGGTTCAGTCGCCGGATGCTCGCCGGGGCCGCGGTCGCGCTGGTGGGGACGGTGACGCTCTCCGTGGGCGATCTGCTGGGCGGCCCGGTGTTGGGTGCGCGGCCGCTGTACGGCAACGCACTCGCGCTCGTATCGGCGGTCGCGCTGGCGGGGTACGTCCTGGCGGGCCGGTCGTTCCGCCAGCGACTCCCGGTGGTGCCGTACGTCACCGTCGTCTACGCCGTCTGTGCGGCCGTGCTGTTCGCGGTTGCCGTCACGAACGGCCTGCCGCTCCTCGCGTATCCGCTGCGGGAGTGGTTGCTCTTCGCCGGGATGGCCGTCGGCCCGGGCATCCTCGGGCACACGGTGCTGAACTGGTCGCTGGGGCACCTGGAGTCCGGCGTCGTCAGCGTGACGCTTCTGGCGGAACCGGTCGCGAGCGCGATACTCGCCTTCCTCCTGCTCAACGAGGTCATCGGCCCGACGACGGCGGTCGGCGGGGCCGTGGTGCTTGCGGGGATCTACGTCGCCGCCAGCGACCGGTAG
- a CDS encoding DUF357 domain-containing protein has protein sequence MAADLAEKTDRYEGMLADALSVAEVAVPESTPLGRAATDVREMAFSYLEDGRHFREDDDPVNALAAFSYGYGWLDAGVRMGLFEVPAGTELFTTE, from the coding sequence ATGGCTGCCGACCTGGCGGAGAAGACGGACCGCTACGAGGGGATGCTCGCCGACGCGCTCTCGGTCGCGGAGGTCGCCGTACCGGAGTCGACGCCGCTCGGCCGGGCCGCGACCGACGTCCGCGAGATGGCGTTCTCGTACCTGGAGGACGGGAGACACTTCCGCGAGGACGACGATCCGGTGAACGCCCTCGCGGCGTTCTCCTACGGCTACGGGTGGCTCGACGCCGGCGTTCGGATGGGGCTGTTCGAGGTTCCCGCGGGCACGGAGCTTTTCACGACCGAGTGA
- a CDS encoding Lrp/AsnC family transcriptional regulator, whose translation MRQRSPASADLDDVDLKILQQIEDDFDVSLETVADQLGLSKSAVHYRITNLKENGIIEGVTADIDPFALGLEMVSITDVSVTHREGYSENIGERIMAIDGIEQVYYTMGDVDFVAVSRVQTRDQLNDLIEEIVAIDGVDETSSKFVLEEFHDARNVTANLTQSGRDAILDP comes from the coding sequence ATGCGCCAACGATCGCCCGCTTCCGCCGACCTCGACGACGTCGATCTGAAGATTCTCCAACAGATAGAGGACGACTTCGACGTGAGCTTAGAGACCGTCGCCGACCAGCTCGGCCTCTCGAAGTCGGCGGTCCACTACCGCATCACGAACCTCAAGGAGAACGGGATCATCGAGGGAGTGACCGCAGACATCGACCCGTTCGCGCTCGGCCTCGAGATGGTCTCGATCACCGACGTCTCGGTCACCCACCGCGAGGGATACTCCGAGAACATCGGCGAGAGGATCATGGCGATCGACGGGATCGAGCAGGTGTACTACACGATGGGCGACGTCGATTTCGTCGCCGTGAGCCGGGTTCAGACGCGCGATCAGCTGAACGACCTCATCGAGGAGATTGTCGCGATCGACGGCGTCGACGAGACCTCCTCGAAGTTCGTCCTCGAGGAGTTCCACGACGCGAGAAACGTCACCGCGAACCTCACCCAGTCCGGGCGCGACGCGATCCTCGATCCGTAG